In Gimesia benthica, a single window of DNA contains:
- a CDS encoding MFS transporter has translation MPYAYRCLICLTLTHIIVDASAIVVGPLWGELERVHSLSENALFLVLTIHALASSLAQPVFGYIRDRYPIPSILWIGPVLGAIMMPLVGPAPNVAVLCVALLLGAWASVPFIPRPLWSREL, from the coding sequence ATGCCCTACGCTTATCGCTGTCTGATCTGTCTCACGCTCACGCACATCATCGTTGATGCCTCAGCCATTGTGGTCGGTCCCCTTTGGGGGGAACTGGAACGGGTACACTCGCTTTCGGAAAACGCATTGTTTCTGGTTTTGACGATTCATGCACTGGCTTCATCGCTGGCGCAACCCGTTTTCGGCTATATTCGCGATCGATATCCAATTCCCTCAATTTTATGGATTGGTCCTGTGTTGGGGGCGATCATGATGCCTCTGGTCGGACCTGCTCCCAATGTGGCGGTATTGTGTGTGGCATTGTTACTGGGGGCGTGGGCATCGGTTCCTTTCATCCCGAGGCCGCTGTGGTCGCGGGAGCTCTGA
- a CDS encoding DNA polymerase III subunit alpha, which produces MSDTRPFAHLHCHTHFSMLDGASRIPEMVSKIKEAGMNSLAITDHGNLYGAMDFYSHCRSQEVNPILGLEAYIAPRSRFEKGASRMKEASFHLTLLAQNRQGFENLIKLSSMSYLEGFYYKPRIDKEILEAHSDGLILLTGCAAGELSHHILGEDWEEAEKLCAWYEKVFGDRVYMEIQNAGLEIQRQCMEGTVELANKMGLPLVATNDAHYVEQEDAVAQDVLLCVSTRAVVSDEKRMKMTGDQFFVRTQEEMYNAFPGFEDAVARTQEVAERVDIQMSDKKFYPVFQPPDGMTDTQYLRKLCEERLPLKYGDELSQAHWDRLNKELGVIEQMGYSSYFLIVWDFVVFAESEKIPCTARGSACGAIVAFLLGMSQVCPLKYDLLFERFLDPSRTEPPDIDIDFCRDRRQLVIDYTKKKYGERSVAQIGTFGTLKAKAAIRDVGRALGVPLARVNEIAKMVPDSLGIKIKDAIKESPDLQAAYDQDMEVKQLLDLAMQLEGLCRSAGTHAAGVVVADLPLSEVVPLQTITGKTDIITQWDGPTVESVGLLKMDFLGLRNLTILDKAVQNVKKHCGIEINPHQLPLDDEETFALLQRGETKGIFQLESGGMRDLLTKMKPDKFQDIIATSALYRPGPLEGGMVMQYVDVKHNRIPIPKVHPIVDEILEETYGVMVYQEQVMRILNRVGGIELSAAYRCIKAISKKKLKIIAEFKDQYIAGAKERDMDEKLAIELFDMIEKFAGYGFNKSHSTAYGG; this is translated from the coding sequence ATGAGCGACACACGTCCTTTTGCTCACCTGCATTGTCACACTCATTTCAGCATGCTGGATGGCGCCAGCCGCATTCCGGAAATGGTCAGCAAGATCAAAGAAGCAGGCATGAACTCGCTGGCAATCACCGACCACGGCAACCTGTACGGAGCGATGGACTTTTATAGCCATTGCCGGAGTCAGGAAGTCAATCCGATCCTGGGTCTGGAAGCGTATATTGCCCCCCGCAGCCGTTTCGAAAAGGGGGCTTCGCGGATGAAAGAGGCCAGTTTTCACCTGACCTTGCTGGCCCAGAATCGTCAGGGGTTCGAAAACCTGATCAAACTCTCATCCATGTCTTACCTTGAAGGCTTTTATTATAAGCCGCGAATCGACAAGGAGATCCTGGAAGCCCACAGCGACGGACTGATCCTGCTGACAGGCTGTGCCGCAGGCGAACTGTCGCACCATATTCTGGGAGAAGACTGGGAAGAGGCTGAAAAGCTATGCGCCTGGTATGAAAAAGTATTCGGCGATCGCGTGTATATGGAGATCCAGAATGCCGGTCTGGAGATTCAGCGGCAGTGTATGGAAGGCACAGTCGAACTGGCCAACAAAATGGGCCTGCCACTGGTTGCCACCAACGATGCGCATTATGTCGAACAGGAAGATGCTGTTGCCCAGGACGTACTGCTCTGCGTAAGTACGCGTGCGGTCGTAAGTGATGAAAAACGGATGAAAATGACAGGAGACCAGTTCTTCGTCCGTACTCAGGAAGAAATGTATAACGCGTTCCCCGGCTTTGAGGATGCGGTTGCCCGCACACAGGAGGTTGCCGAGCGGGTCGACATTCAGATGTCGGACAAAAAATTCTACCCGGTATTCCAGCCACCGGATGGCATGACAGACACTCAGTATCTGCGCAAACTCTGTGAAGAACGCCTGCCCCTCAAGTACGGTGATGAATTGAGCCAGGCGCACTGGGATCGTCTTAACAAGGAACTGGGCGTCATCGAGCAGATGGGTTACTCCAGTTACTTCCTGATCGTGTGGGACTTTGTCGTCTTTGCTGAAAGTGAGAAGATCCCCTGTACGGCCCGTGGTTCGGCTTGTGGAGCCATTGTAGCTTTCCTTCTGGGAATGTCGCAGGTCTGCCCCCTGAAGTACGATCTCCTGTTCGAACGATTTCTCGACCCCAGCCGTACCGAACCGCCCGATATCGATATCGACTTCTGTCGTGACCGCCGTCAGTTGGTGATCGACTACACCAAAAAGAAATACGGCGAACGCAGCGTGGCCCAGATCGGAACGTTCGGTACACTCAAGGCCAAAGCCGCCATCCGTGATGTCGGCCGTGCGCTGGGCGTCCCCCTCGCGCGCGTCAACGAAATTGCCAAGATGGTTCCCGATTCACTGGGGATCAAGATCAAAGATGCCATCAAGGAAAGTCCCGATCTGCAAGCCGCCTACGACCAGGATATGGAAGTAAAACAGCTGCTTGATCTCGCTATGCAGTTGGAAGGTCTCTGCCGCAGTGCAGGGACCCACGCTGCGGGAGTGGTGGTCGCCGACTTGCCACTTTCTGAAGTCGTCCCCCTGCAGACAATCACCGGCAAAACGGACATTATCACCCAGTGGGATGGTCCTACCGTGGAATCGGTGGGGCTGCTCAAGATGGACTTCCTCGGTCTGCGAAACCTCACTATTCTGGACAAAGCCGTTCAGAACGTTAAGAAGCATTGTGGGATTGAAATCAATCCGCACCAGCTTCCTCTGGACGATGAAGAAACGTTTGCCCTGCTGCAACGCGGAGAAACAAAGGGCATTTTCCAGTTGGAAAGTGGAGGAATGCGTGACCTGCTGACCAAGATGAAGCCGGACAAGTTCCAGGACATCATCGCTACGTCGGCCCTGTATCGCCCGGGTCCTCTGGAAGGGGGGATGGTGATGCAGTACGTCGATGTGAAACACAACCGGATTCCGATCCCTAAAGTTCATCCGATCGTGGATGAAATTCTGGAAGAAACCTATGGCGTGATGGTTTACCAGGAACAGGTGATGCGGATTCTGAACCGCGTCGGAGGGATTGAGCTTTCTGCCGCGTATCGTTGTATTAAAGCGATCAGCAAGAAGAAGCTCAAAATCATCGCAGAGTTCAAAGACCAGTACATCGCAGGTGCCAAAGAACGGGACATGGATGAAAAACTGGCAATCGAACTCTTCGACATGATCGAAAAATTTGCCGGTTACGGTTTCAATAAATCGCACTCCACAGCTTATGGGGGGTAG
- a CDS encoding NAD-dependent epimerase/dehydratase family protein: protein MINPAEEKLLVTGATGLVGSQVIQRALELGQPVTALVRSVEQASFLQEQGAELIEGDLTRPETLQGKLSGVTQVVHTAAKVGDWGKVEEYRQTNVTGLMNLIAALQEQCKLQRFIHISSLGVYAARDHHGTDETEPPHASGIDGYTLSKIEAEQLLQQQSIPYTILRPGFIYGPRDRTVLPRILERLQSGQFAYLGSPEKLMNNTYVKHLVDAIFLALNQEQAVGQIYNITDVTLVSKREFISTIAEQAGYKSPEKVVPLSVARHLAKLLERLWRLLGKKQAPILSQARIKFLGLNLDYSTLKAQHELGYAPQTTYQEAMSETIDWFREHQKLPG, encoded by the coding sequence ATGATAAATCCAGCTGAGGAGAAACTGCTTGTTACAGGTGCGACCGGACTGGTAGGCAGCCAGGTGATCCAGCGGGCGCTAGAACTCGGTCAACCAGTCACCGCTCTGGTCCGCTCTGTAGAGCAGGCGTCATTCCTGCAAGAGCAGGGGGCAGAACTGATTGAAGGCGACCTGACCCGTCCCGAAACTCTTCAAGGCAAGCTCTCGGGCGTTACCCAGGTCGTACATACCGCCGCCAAAGTGGGAGACTGGGGTAAGGTCGAAGAATACCGTCAGACCAACGTTACCGGTTTAATGAACCTGATCGCAGCTCTCCAGGAACAATGTAAGCTACAGCGATTTATCCATATCAGCTCCCTGGGCGTTTATGCAGCCCGTGATCATCATGGCACTGATGAAACCGAGCCCCCTCATGCATCCGGCATTGATGGTTACACTTTGAGCAAAATCGAAGCAGAGCAACTGCTCCAGCAACAGTCGATTCCATATACCATTTTGCGTCCCGGATTCATTTATGGCCCCCGCGACCGGACCGTTCTGCCCCGAATTCTGGAGCGACTCCAGTCTGGTCAGTTTGCATATCTCGGCTCTCCTGAGAAACTGATGAATAACACCTATGTGAAACACCTGGTGGATGCTATCTTTCTCGCATTGAATCAGGAACAGGCCGTCGGTCAGATATACAATATCACCGACGTTACCCTGGTCAGCAAACGGGAGTTCATCTCAACGATCGCAGAACAGGCCGGATACAAGTCACCAGAAAAAGTAGTCCCACTGTCGGTAGCCCGGCACCTCGCGAAACTGCTTGAGCGACTCTGGCGTCTGCTGGGAAAGAAACAGGCCCCCATCCTCTCTCAGGCACGTATCAAGTTTCTGGGATTGAATCTGGACTATAGCACGCTCAAAGCGCAGCATGAGCTGGGCTATGCACCACAGACGACCTATCAAGAAGCCATGTCAGAGACTATTGACTGGTTTCGAGAACATCAGAAATTGCCAGGGTAA
- a CDS encoding helix-hairpin-helix domain-containing protein — MAALLSCGMESHERINEHVDDCRRMKIEVLPPDINRSDVEFSVDGEKIRFGMGAIKGVGEQALEEVVKEREENGQYSSLYNLCERVDPKSLNRSTLETLIKAGALNSLGGNQAQLMLTVERAVQSALKIHKDRARGQKSLFGDEPASDESDSADEALLPEAEDWSRAQKLAAEKEVFGFYLTSHPLAEMGDALTKYAQNRTNELAEMEDRDEVILAGMVSSIKNAATKKPSKNGHTRYVNFDFEDPHGLVRCIMWPEQFARFGEKVKMEAMVIIKGKIDKRGREPNVIVDQLLTLNDARKQFTDRLAINFKRGVHTRQDMVNVHDVLTQFPGQTEVILVVDSVDQEKPDTSLRYVLNPPGNLRVSCSEEFENRLKATIGESHIHFHTPVVKKKAIGGSIGR, encoded by the coding sequence ATGGCCGCCTTGCTTTCCTGTGGGATGGAGAGCCATGAGCGAATCAACGAGCATGTCGATGACTGCCGCAGAATGAAAATTGAAGTTCTGCCACCGGACATCAACCGGTCCGATGTGGAATTCAGTGTCGATGGCGAAAAGATTCGTTTCGGCATGGGCGCCATCAAGGGGGTCGGGGAGCAGGCCCTCGAAGAAGTAGTGAAAGAACGGGAAGAAAACGGTCAATACAGCAGCCTGTATAACCTGTGCGAACGTGTCGACCCCAAATCGTTAAACCGCAGCACCTTGGAAACACTAATCAAAGCTGGTGCCTTGAACAGCCTGGGCGGCAATCAGGCACAATTAATGCTGACTGTAGAAAGAGCAGTGCAGTCGGCTCTCAAGATTCACAAGGACCGCGCACGCGGGCAGAAAAGCCTGTTCGGCGATGAGCCTGCCAGTGATGAATCCGATTCTGCAGATGAGGCACTGCTACCAGAAGCCGAAGACTGGTCGAGGGCACAGAAACTCGCCGCTGAAAAGGAAGTATTTGGTTTTTACCTGACTTCACATCCCCTGGCTGAAATGGGTGATGCCTTGACCAAGTACGCGCAGAATAGAACGAATGAACTCGCAGAAATGGAAGACCGGGACGAAGTCATTCTAGCCGGCATGGTCTCCTCCATCAAAAATGCTGCCACCAAGAAACCCAGTAAGAACGGTCACACCCGGTACGTAAACTTTGACTTTGAAGATCCGCACGGCCTGGTACGCTGCATTATGTGGCCCGAACAGTTCGCTCGCTTCGGGGAAAAGGTCAAGATGGAAGCCATGGTGATCATCAAGGGTAAGATAGACAAACGGGGCAGGGAGCCCAACGTAATAGTGGACCAGTTACTGACTCTCAACGACGCCCGCAAACAGTTTACCGACCGGTTGGCGATTAACTTCAAACGAGGAGTCCACACGCGACAGGATATGGTCAATGTACATGATGTGCTGACGCAGTTTCCAGGACAAACCGAGGTTATTCTGGTCGTCGATTCCGTGGACCAGGAAAAGCCGGATACGAGCTTGAGGTACGTCTTGAACCCGCCCGGTAATCTTCGCGTGTCCTGCAGCGAGGAGTTCGAAAACCGCCTGAAAGCCACGATTGGTGAAAGTCATATCCACTTTCACACTCCTGTCGTGAAGAAAAAAGCGATTGGCGGAAGTATCGGTCGCTAA
- the uvrB gene encoding excinuclease ABC subunit UvrB, protein MSVFQLQSDFQPSGDQPRAIDGLVKGIKEGKSDQVLLGVTGSGKTFTMANVIAELGRPALILSHNKTLAAQLYSEFKEFFPNNAVTYFVSYYDYYQPEAYIPQRDIYIEKDASINDEIDRLRLLATSALVSRRDVIVVASVSCIYGLGSPKDYLEMMIPLRVGEEIDRDDMLRRLVDIQYDRNNVELARARFRVRGDVVECWPAYEEFAYRIEFWGDEIENLAIIDPLTGEVLRTVNEAYIYPAKHFVLPQERIESAIKEIQTELDERLQVLQSEGKLLESQRLSARTRYDMELLEEVGFCPGIENYSRALAGRKPGSPPDTLLDFFPDDFLLFVDESHVTVSQIRAMFAGDRSRKTNLVDHGFRLPMALDNRPLTFEEWNERRKQTVFVSATPGDWELERVEGEVVEQVIRPTGLIDPAIRIVPARGQVPHLKEEILKRVEVNERVLVTTLTKRLAEDLSSYFQEEGIRCAWLHSELDAFERVEILRGLREQKYDVVVGINLLREGLDIPEVSLVAILDADKEGFLRSETSLIQTIGRSARHVNAEVILYADRVTPSMQSAIEETERRRAIQEEYNREHNITPETIRKAIKRGIEDEIEARQFVRESVGFSDESEYITQEFLNELESEMLEAAEKLEFERAALLRDRIDDLKKSGGKATKSASGKSSGRGGKKGKRQRRRR, encoded by the coding sequence ATGTCCGTGTTTCAGTTACAGAGTGACTTTCAACCTTCGGGGGATCAGCCCCGTGCCATCGATGGACTGGTGAAAGGCATCAAAGAAGGCAAGTCTGACCAGGTTCTGCTGGGGGTGACCGGATCTGGTAAAACGTTCACAATGGCCAATGTGATCGCAGAACTGGGACGTCCTGCTCTGATACTTTCACACAATAAAACTCTGGCAGCGCAATTGTATTCTGAATTCAAAGAGTTCTTTCCGAATAATGCGGTCACTTATTTCGTAAGTTATTACGACTACTATCAGCCGGAAGCCTATATCCCGCAGCGCGATATTTATATTGAGAAAGACGCTTCGATCAATGATGAGATTGATCGACTCCGGCTTCTTGCGACCAGTGCACTCGTCAGTCGGCGGGACGTGATCGTGGTTGCCAGCGTGAGTTGTATCTATGGTTTAGGGTCACCCAAAGACTACCTGGAGATGATGATTCCCCTGCGTGTGGGAGAGGAGATTGACCGGGATGATATGCTCCGCAGACTGGTAGATATTCAGTATGATCGCAACAACGTTGAACTGGCGCGAGCCCGGTTTCGCGTACGTGGAGACGTAGTTGAATGCTGGCCAGCATATGAAGAGTTCGCCTATCGGATCGAGTTCTGGGGAGACGAAATCGAAAACCTGGCGATCATTGATCCTTTGACGGGCGAGGTATTACGAACGGTCAACGAGGCCTACATTTACCCTGCCAAGCACTTTGTTCTTCCGCAGGAACGGATTGAATCAGCGATCAAAGAGATTCAGACAGAATTGGATGAGCGGCTGCAGGTGTTACAGAGCGAAGGGAAGTTGCTGGAATCTCAGCGGCTCAGTGCCCGGACCCGCTACGATATGGAACTGCTGGAGGAGGTTGGCTTTTGCCCGGGTATCGAGAATTACAGCCGTGCTCTGGCGGGCAGAAAACCAGGTTCCCCACCGGATACACTGCTGGACTTCTTTCCTGATGATTTCCTGTTGTTCGTAGATGAATCGCACGTAACAGTCTCTCAGATTCGAGCCATGTTTGCCGGGGATCGTTCGCGTAAGACAAACCTGGTCGATCATGGATTCCGGTTGCCAATGGCTCTCGATAACCGGCCTCTCACCTTCGAAGAATGGAACGAACGCCGTAAGCAGACTGTTTTCGTTTCCGCGACACCAGGCGACTGGGAGCTGGAACGCGTTGAGGGGGAAGTTGTTGAACAGGTCATTCGACCCACGGGGTTGATTGATCCTGCGATACGCATTGTCCCGGCTCGCGGTCAGGTGCCTCATCTGAAGGAAGAAATTCTCAAGCGGGTGGAGGTAAATGAGCGTGTGCTGGTAACGACCCTGACCAAGCGGCTGGCGGAGGATCTGTCGTCTTATTTTCAGGAAGAAGGCATTCGCTGCGCATGGCTGCATTCTGAACTTGATGCCTTTGAGCGGGTTGAAATTCTGCGGGGGCTCCGCGAGCAGAAGTATGATGTGGTTGTGGGGATTAACCTGTTGCGCGAAGGACTGGATATTCCGGAAGTGTCACTGGTCGCCATTCTGGATGCAGATAAGGAAGGTTTTCTGCGAAGTGAAACAAGTCTGATTCAGACAATCGGGCGTTCGGCACGACATGTGAATGCTGAGGTGATTCTCTATGCAGATCGAGTGACTCCCAGTATGCAGAGTGCGATTGAGGAAACGGAACGCCGCCGCGCGATTCAGGAAGAGTATAACCGCGAGCACAACATCACTCCGGAAACGATTCGCAAAGCGATTAAGCGGGGGATTGAAGACGAAATCGAGGCGCGTCAGTTTGTGCGGGAGTCAGTCGGCTTTTCGGACGAGTCAGAATACATTACCCAGGAGTTTCTCAATGAACTGGAAAGTGAAATGCTTGAAGCAGCGGAGAAACTGGAGTTCGAGCGGGCGGCACTCCTGCGAGACCGAATTGACGATCTGAAAAAGTCGGGAGGCAAAGCAACCAAGTCAGCGTCAGGAAAATCATCCGGCAGGGGCGGTAAAAAAGGGAAGCGTCAACGCCGCAGACGTTGA
- a CDS encoding segregation and condensation protein A — MTTAQYKVELQIYSGPLDLLLYLIRRNELDILDLPVATITSSFNEFLDVLELIDLDLVGDFLVMASTLAEIKSRMVLPRAEEEEIAEVIDDPRSDLIQQLLEYKKFKDAANALEEHAAEWQERYPRLSDERPKSGKDPAEDLIKEVELWDLVSALARVVKRKEVEEESSITYDDTPISTYVERIGARVRQEGKLAFSAFFEGEKLRSRITGIFLAILELLRHHHFRADQPEDYGEIWIMAPLPETQDSDCAPIAETTDASVPEHAEEEVASVETNDPEMVQTAQVEVEALPESGETEPDQVASDAAPEDESAVSDQPEVGLSDDTDPDSLHPEA, encoded by the coding sequence ATGACGACTGCCCAATATAAGGTCGAGTTGCAGATATACAGTGGTCCATTGGACCTGCTGTTGTACCTGATCCGTCGGAATGAGCTCGACATTCTGGACCTGCCTGTGGCTACGATTACGTCATCCTTCAATGAGTTTCTAGACGTGCTGGAACTGATTGATCTGGATCTGGTGGGTGACTTTCTGGTGATGGCGAGTACCCTGGCGGAAATCAAAAGCCGGATGGTACTTCCCCGGGCGGAAGAAGAAGAAATTGCGGAAGTGATTGACGATCCCCGCAGCGATCTGATTCAGCAGTTGCTGGAATACAAGAAGTTCAAAGATGCAGCGAACGCTCTGGAAGAACACGCTGCTGAATGGCAGGAGCGTTATCCCCGACTATCAGATGAACGGCCCAAATCGGGTAAGGATCCTGCAGAGGATCTCATCAAGGAGGTCGAACTTTGGGACCTGGTCAGTGCGCTGGCCCGCGTAGTGAAACGCAAAGAAGTCGAAGAGGAGTCGAGCATCACTTATGACGACACGCCAATCTCCACATATGTAGAGCGAATCGGAGCCCGCGTGCGTCAGGAAGGGAAACTCGCCTTCAGTGCATTCTTTGAAGGCGAAAAACTGCGCAGTCGGATCACCGGGATCTTTCTGGCGATATTGGAACTGCTTCGTCATCATCATTTCCGGGCAGATCAGCCGGAAGATTACGGCGAAATCTGGATTATGGCTCCCCTGCCCGAAACGCAAGACTCAGACTGCGCTCCGATAGCGGAGACTACTGACGCGTCGGTACCTGAGCATGCGGAAGAGGAAGTTGCCAGTGTCGAAACAAATGATCCCGAGATGGTGCAGACAGCTCAGGTAGAAGTAGAGGCACTTCCCGAGTCGGGCGAGACTGAGCCTGATCAAGTCGCTTCGGATGCTGCTCCTGAGGACGAATCTGCTGTGAGCGATCAACCAGAGGTGGGTCTAAGTGACGACACCGATCCGGACTCACTCCATCCGGAAGCATAG
- a CDS encoding MFS transporter, with the protein MCGIVTGGVGIGSFHPEAAVVAGALIPERRTRSLSLFMFGGAMGLALGPIACGAIVTTWGLKSVWILAPLYAGLILILHYVGKPPAKLFERDKTQKPQSLYHMLEGKIPLALFLFMVCSLRLVPNMAMDKLISFILKDQNVSAFQIGLVQSVFLFSASVGMLLMAFRFKSGHEKAFMIACPLLGIPLMLVLGWEGCPTWLMTLLLVPSGLVLWGTSPAMVSYSHQLFPKGGGVASAITMGMAWGGGGMIQAKITSHFVSLGAPHLAFYAIIPCLLLAAIGASALPALSTESNQQNEALETA; encoded by the coding sequence GTGTGTGGCATTGTTACTGGGGGCGTGGGCATCGGTTCCTTTCATCCCGAGGCCGCTGTGGTCGCGGGAGCTCTGATCCCCGAACGCAGGACACGGAGTTTGTCGCTATTCATGTTTGGTGGCGCAATGGGACTGGCGCTGGGACCGATTGCCTGTGGTGCCATTGTTACAACCTGGGGCTTGAAAAGTGTCTGGATCCTGGCTCCTTTGTATGCCGGTTTGATCCTGATTCTACACTACGTTGGAAAACCACCAGCAAAACTGTTCGAACGCGATAAAACTCAGAAACCTCAATCGCTCTATCATATGCTGGAAGGAAAAATCCCTCTGGCACTGTTCCTGTTTATGGTCTGTTCATTGAGGCTGGTTCCAAACATGGCGATGGACAAACTGATTTCTTTCATTCTTAAAGATCAGAATGTTTCTGCTTTTCAAATTGGGTTAGTGCAATCCGTTTTTCTGTTTTCTGCCAGTGTCGGCATGTTACTGATGGCGTTCCGGTTCAAATCCGGTCACGAAAAAGCGTTTATGATTGCCTGTCCGCTGCTGGGAATTCCGCTGATGCTGGTGTTGGGCTGGGAAGGCTGTCCCACGTGGTTGATGACGCTCCTGCTGGTTCCCAGCGGGCTGGTGTTGTGGGGGACGAGTCCAGCGATGGTTTCTTATTCTCATCAACTGTTTCCCAAAGGTGGTGGTGTTGCTTCAGCAATTACCATGGGCATGGCCTGGGGAGGTGGCGGAATGATTCAGGCAAAAATTACGAGTCATTTCGTTTCGTTGGGAGCTCCCCATCTGGCCTTTTATGCGATTATTCCCTGCCTGTTGCTGGCAGCCATTGGTGCGTCCGCCCTGCCGGCGTTGTCGACCGAGTCAAATCAACAGAATGAAGCTTTAGAGACGGCTTAA
- a CDS encoding gamma-glutamyl-gamma-aminobutyrate hydrolase family protein — MSKKPLIGITGDFRPEQKQTQALSWFYTGYYDSVTDAGGIPVMVPPLADDDDLKQMLEQLDGLVLSGCALDLDPIRLGFEKHPASRAMPLRREDFDRRVCTMAMEMKMPLLAIGSGMQLMNVISGGTLHQHVTEDVPGAMYHRDGVEANLRHIIDIVPGTRVDKMYGPGEIRVNSQHHMAVKYVSKMFVVSATAPDGVVEAIEVPDEDWFCVGVQWHPQNHSASALDMQVFENFLAACEEPEPQILQMPVRKAA; from the coding sequence ATGTCAAAAAAACCTCTGATCGGAATTACCGGAGACTTTCGCCCCGAGCAAAAACAGACACAGGCACTGAGCTGGTTCTACACTGGCTACTATGACTCAGTGACCGATGCCGGCGGAATTCCCGTCATGGTTCCCCCGCTGGCCGATGACGATGACTTAAAACAAATGCTCGAACAGCTGGACGGTCTGGTACTTTCGGGTTGTGCTCTGGACCTGGATCCGATTCGCCTGGGATTCGAAAAGCACCCTGCTTCCCGCGCCATGCCCCTGCGTCGTGAAGACTTTGATCGTCGCGTCTGCACCATGGCCATGGAAATGAAAATGCCGTTGTTGGCCATCGGATCTGGTATGCAGCTGATGAATGTCATCAGTGGTGGAACACTGCACCAGCATGTGACAGAAGATGTTCCTGGTGCCATGTATCACCGTGATGGTGTTGAAGCGAACCTGCGACATATCATTGATATCGTACCTGGTACCCGTGTTGATAAAATGTATGGTCCCGGAGAAATTCGGGTGAACAGCCAGCATCACATGGCTGTGAAATATGTTTCCAAAATGTTTGTGGTTTCTGCAACAGCACCGGATGGTGTTGTTGAAGCAATCGAAGTACCTGATGAGGACTGGTTCTGTGTCGGTGTGCAGTGGCACCCGCAGAATCATTCTGCTTCCGCTCTGGATATGCAGGTCTTCGAAAACTTCCTGGCTGCCTGCGAAGAGCCAGAACCACAAATTCTGCAAATGCCTGTCCGCAAAGCAGCGTGA
- the tsaE gene encoding tRNA (adenosine(37)-N6)-threonylcarbamoyltransferase complex ATPase subunit type 1 TsaE: METAAEWSFDSTSEADTRRLGALLAAQLVPGTVIALNGNLGAGKTRLVQAISAALGVDPSEVNSPTFVLVQEYEGQLPLYHFDTYRLKDTDEFLELGADELLYAEGVCLIEWAEKVSEVLPRDVLQITITHASETARRFEFSGLGPRSAKIIAALKTIG; this comes from the coding sequence TTGGAAACAGCGGCAGAATGGTCCTTTGACTCAACCAGTGAAGCAGATACCCGGCGTCTAGGGGCACTGTTGGCCGCTCAACTGGTTCCAGGCACGGTCATTGCCCTGAATGGGAATTTGGGTGCCGGTAAAACTCGACTCGTCCAGGCGATTTCCGCGGCACTGGGAGTCGATCCTTCTGAAGTAAACAGCCCCACCTTTGTACTGGTGCAAGAGTACGAAGGTCAACTTCCGCTCTACCACTTCGACACCTATCGTCTCAAAGATACAGACGAATTCCTGGAACTGGGAGCAGACGAATTATTGTATGCAGAGGGAGTATGCCTGATTGAATGGGCGGAAAAAGTTTCAGAAGTGCTGCCCCGTGATGTCTTGCAGATCACGATCACACACGCCTCAGAAACCGCTCGTCGCTTCGAATTCAGCGGACTGGGTCCTCGTTCAGCCAAAATCATCGCCGCTCTCAAAACCATAGGCTGA